CGATGTTCATCGGCGGGATGTCATTCGGCGAACCCGACCCGGAACAACACGTTTGGACCATTGACCAGAAAGGCACGCAGGCCGTCATCGCGCGAGCACTCGAACTCGGCGTCAATGCCATCGACACCGCGAACTGCTACGCACGCAGCACCAGCGAGGAATACATCGGCCAGGCGCTCAAAAACCTCAACGTTCCGCGCGACCAGGTCGTGCTCGCCAGCAAGGTCTATTTCAATGAAGGCCATTCCTCGGCAGCCGCTATCAAGCGCGAAATCGAAGGCAGCCTCAAGCGTCTGCAGACCGACTATCTTGACCTTTACATCCTGCACCGTTTCGACTACACCACCCCGATGGAAGAGACCATGCAAGCGCTCGACGAACTGGTGCGCGCCGGCAAGGTCCGCGCCATCGGCGCCAGTGAAATGTTCGGCTACCAGTACCACAATCTGCAGGTCATCGCCGAAGAGAACGGCTGGACGAAGCTCTCGACGCTGCAATGCCACTACAATCTGATCTATCGCGAAGACGAACGCGAACTCATCCCGGTGGCCCGCCAGTACAACGCGGTTCCCACTCCGTATAGCCCGCTGGCTTCCGGCCATCTCGCGCGCAAGACCTGGGATTCGGACTCCCTGCGCAGCAGAACCGACAAGGTCGAGCACAGCAAATACGACCGCGACCGCACCATCGACCAACCCATCGTCGACCGCGTTGCCGAATTGGCCGAAAAACGCGGCGTGAGCATGTCGCAAATCGCATTGGCTTGGCACTGGGCCCACGGCCCATCCGCCCCGATCGTCGGCTGCAGCTCCCCCAAGCGCGTCGACCAAGCGGTAGCAGCACTCGACGTCAAGCTAAGCGACGAAGAAGTCAACTACCTCGAAGAGCCTTACATCGCCCACGAATTGGTCGGTCCTCTGGCCCGTCCGGGCGAAAAGCCGCTGGCCGGCACCACTGTTCCCCCGGAAACCAAGTAGGTTGAGCCTCAACAACTGAGTTGAGAATGTAGAAGCCTCGTCGCGAACATCTTTATCCGCGGCGAGGCTCTTTTATATTTCAGGGGTTCTTACAGCCCAAGTTCCTTAGCCCAAGCCGCCAGCGTCTCCTCGCTCACGTCCGGCGTGAAGCGACGACCCATCTTCCACGTCGCCTTGGGAGCATAACCATGCAAATGCTCGCCGTTCGCACCCTCCACGCTTGAGCCGGAAGTAGCGAATGTCACGATGGTCTTGCCCGTGAAATCCTGGCTTTCCAGGAACGTGCGCACAATCTGCGGCGCCACGCCGAACCAAAGAGGATAGCCCACGAACACCACGTCGTAAGCGCCAACGTCAACTGGAGCCGCCATCTGAGGGCGGGCATCGGTGGCATGCTCCACGCTCACGCGGCTTTTCTCATCCTCGTAATCGAGATCAGATCCGGCATAAGGCGCCGCCGGCTTGATCTCCTTGAGATCGGCTTTAGTGGCATTTGCCAGTTTTTGCGCCACGGCGCGTGTGTTCCCGGTAATAGAAAAATACGTTACCAAAACTTTGTCAGCCATGAAGTTCCCTTTCTCCGCTAATCATTGACCATCTGTAAATCAATGACGTCAAAGAACAGTCTAAACCGTGCCGGACAAATAATGTAATCAGGGTCACATTTTTCTGTTCCGTGATGAAAAACCGGAATACCGACCAGAATTTGACCATGAATAATGGAATTTATTTTGCCGTTATTCAAAAAGATTTAACGCGATTCACTACAAACTCAGCAGCGGCGCTAAACAACCGAAACATCAGTCGGGAGTGCGCCTAAATCCATTTTCAATTAGCATTCAAACACTACTCAAAAGTGCGAGCAAAGGGACTCGAACCCTCACGACAAAGTCACAGGAACCTAAATCCTGCGCGTCTACCAATTCCGCCATGCTCGCGTAACGAGATTCAATCT
This genomic stretch from Bifidobacterium sp. ESL0690 harbors:
- a CDS encoding aldo/keto reductase is translated as MEHITLGDSGVKVSPMFIGGMSFGEPDPEQHVWTIDQKGTQAVIARALELGVNAIDTANCYARSTSEEYIGQALKNLNVPRDQVVLASKVYFNEGHSSAAAIKREIEGSLKRLQTDYLDLYILHRFDYTTPMEETMQALDELVRAGKVRAIGASEMFGYQYHNLQVIAEENGWTKLSTLQCHYNLIYREDERELIPVARQYNAVPTPYSPLASGHLARKTWDSDSLRSRTDKVEHSKYDRDRTIDQPIVDRVAELAEKRGVSMSQIALAWHWAHGPSAPIVGCSSPKRVDQAVAALDVKLSDEEVNYLEEPYIAHELVGPLARPGEKPLAGTTVPPETK
- a CDS encoding flavodoxin, coding for MADKVLVTYFSITGNTRAVAQKLANATKADLKEIKPAAPYAGSDLDYEDEKSRVSVEHATDARPQMAAPVDVGAYDVVFVGYPLWFGVAPQIVRTFLESQDFTGKTIVTFATSGSSVEGANGEHLHGYAPKATWKMGRRFTPDVSEETLAAWAKELGL